From the Aspergillus puulaauensis MK2 DNA, chromosome 1, nearly complete sequence genome, the window AGTCACCAGACAGACCCCCAGCCCAACAGAACACAGTACGCCGTATCCTCCCTTCCCTTGTTGGGTCTCCCGGTCTTTGATGTAAGAATAGAACAGCGCGGTACAAGTACACAAAATAGCCTGATCTCCCGCTACCTCATGTATCAATCGGTCGCGGTCATCCCTGTCATCCAGACAACCGCAGGGGCGGTAATACTGGACTGGTACCATTTGCTCCACCACTGGAGAATCCGTACTTTTTACGGTACGCAGTTTCTGCGAGGGGTTGGAGATCTCTCCGCAGCGCCTGGAACAggctctcttctcctcgctgATCCGCAGTGAGTCGAGTGTAACAGCCTTCCGATCTTCGGCTTGAAACAGTTGGCCCAGCCTATGTGAGCACGAAACGTCATCTCGAGATCAGACTGCCAAGTATCGATTATCCTGCTAATATTTGATAATGAGGCCTTTCTATGTGTCTCTAATCGTCTATTGAATTGCAACTCGCTTGCTAATTGTGATGCGAAATAATGCGCCATCATTGCTCCCCAGCCAAGGCCTCTCCGACCCAATCCATCTGCACTGCGCTCACCCCTCGTGCATAGCTGCGATTCGTAAACACAAACTCATTGTACAGGATCGCCTCCACCTTTTTACCAAACAGGACACTGGAGGGGTGAATCGCCACCGTCTGGTTCCCCACAACGGTGCGGTAGCTACCATCTGGGACGAGACGGGCGGTATTCGTGGAAAACCCACGCAGGAAGCTTTTCAGGATCAAGACAGGAGATGGCTCCCGGATGGATGAGTTCGAGCCTTGTGACTCGGTGGAACTCGGAAGCAACTTGGCTTGTCGGCATTGAGCCGTAAGTTGCTTGCGGACGTCCTGGATATCCCGATGATTAGCCGTGCACAGACGGGTATAGCCTTAATTGACAGAAACTTACCATGACAGCCTGCATCGCCCGATGCGAGACCAGATGCCGCTCAGCCCATGCCTTCCGATCAGTATTCTCTGATGCGTAGGATCGTACAGTCGCTAACGTCGTAAGATGGTCACCTTCTCTCCGATATAGATCGCGTCTCGCGGTTTCGGccgcctctttcttctcttctgatGAAGTATTCAGAAATATGTTCTCCACGCTCAGACAAGATATAATGTCGATTACATCAATCAAACAATCTGGGCCAAAGTCTGACGCCGCAAGCAACACCCGACCTAATGTTGGTGTGAGTGGAAGCTTAGCGATATGCGACCCAATCGCACTGATCTTGCCAGTCTCCTCGAGAGCCTCAATGCTAAGCAACTGGAGGAGGGCCTTCTCCAAAGCTTCTCGTGGGGGTCTCGTCAAGAATGGGAATTCAATAACATTGTCAACGCCACGGGCCTTCATGTTGAGTATAGCCTGACTCAGGTCACATCGCAGAATTTCTGGCGTATTGACCTCATCCAGCGCGAGGTAGTCCTTCTCCGTGTATAATCGGTAGCATTGACCGGGGGCTTCTCTACCCGCACGACCTTTACGTTGGATGGCAGCTGATTTTGAAATGGGCTTGACGAGCAGCGAATCCAAGCCTAGCCGGGTTCGGAATTGCTTGATTTTCGCCTTTCCACAATCCACAACGAACCGCACACCAGACACTGTCACGGATGTCTCCGCAATGTTCGTAGCCAGGATGATTTTGCGGGTGCgtggcggcgctggagcgAAGACTCGCTGCTGAGCTACCTGTGGAAGCGCCGCGAAGAGCGGAAGTACTTGGATCTTTGGCAATGAAGAATCCATCCCTGTAGCGTACTCGTTGACCAAGttctccaacgcctcgaCGGTCTCCTGCCCAGTCAGGAAAACCAGAATGTCACCTGGGATGGGTTCCTTATAATGTATCTGAAAGATAACCTTCAGCGCTGCATCGACAAAATCATGCACCGGTTCCGGCGAGTATATTGTTTTGACGGGATACTGGCGGCCCTTGATATGACACACAGCGATGCCGTCCTTCGATTCTTTTTCAACGTCTTTCATTTCGCGACCCTGGAAGCCTTCTGTGAAGAAGCCTTGTAAGCTCTCCATATCAGCTGTGGCACTCATAACCACAGCCTTGAGTGGCACacctcccctccccttcttttCCCCAGAGACCAAGTTCCTCAAAAACCCCATGACCAAGTCAACATTCACTCCGCGCTCGTGgacttcatcaacaacaattgCGCTGTACTTCGTCATCCACGGATCATGCAACATCTCCTGAAGCAACATTCCTTCCGTCAAAAACTTCACCTTCGTACTCGGAGAAGCAGATGTATCGAATCGCACCGAATACCCAACTGTACTCGCGGGTGACGAAGAGCCCAATGGCgtccccatctcctccgcaacaCGCCGAGCTAACGAAATCGCAGCAACACGCCTAGGTTGCGTAATGGCGATACACCCGCCAACCAGGGCTTCCCTCTGAGTCCCATCATCCTGAGCAATAGTAGTCTTCGTTGGCCGACACCACGACTCGTTAACCAGAAACTGCGGAATTTGCGTACTTTTTCCGCTACCAGTTTCACCAATCAATAGCATAACATCGTTCTTGCGCAGGTGTTTCCGGATCTCATCACCATGAGCGAAGATAGGGAGGTTTTTGCGGATTTCGTAGAGCGCTTGCGCTTTTTTCTTCAGCGAGGCGAATTTCCCCCCGCGCTCTTCGTCTTTAGATACCCGATAATccttcttcggtttctggACCCGGTGTCTCTCCTTATCTTTCGGCGGTTTTGTAATAACCCCAGCCCCGGCTCCAGctgcctcttcttttccgttCTGAACACCATCAGTGGTTTGCGATCCGatcggcttcttctccgtTCGAGGCTGTCCATCCACAAGCTCCTCGCGCTTTcgtttcttgttcttcttcgagaTACTAGATTTCTCGGCGCTCCTCTTTTCGGCACGGTCTGAATTGCGGGGTTCCGTCGTCTCTGTTGGCTTTTCTTGTTTCGCGAcaggtgctggtggtgtctcgtcctcgtcggcgaagacggtGCGAACCCGCTCGGGCATGACAGATTCGAGGAATTGGTGTCGGTCGCTGTCGTTTATATATTCCAATAGAGCGAATATAATATCACTCAGCGCGATCTTTCTCCTGCGCCTTGATTTGGTTGTTGATTACTGGATGTCTTTGAATCCGAAGCCCCATCGAAAAATTTAGGCGGAAATCTGCCCCGGGTATCTTATCGATAAGTCGGGGCTTGGCATTTCCGGCGTTGGCCTTTTAAGGTTTCCGCAGCGATAGGGcgtcttgtttcttttcttgatAGTTTCATTGCTAATGTATCTGAAAACGAAATGCATCTGATTTGGTCTATTGCCATCATAATTTAACTAGGGTGCTTTTCATCTATAGCCTTATACTAGCATGTTTCCGGAATATATACCAATGTCCAACCATGCGTTtcgtatatatatatatcattATATTTCATGAATCATATTGATGATTACGTCGCAGGTCATTAATCCATACCCCAACCTCTAACGCGTCGGAAGACGAACGCGCGGTCGTTCTTCAGCCCGAACTCCGCCCAGTCATCCGTGAGTTTGTCGTAGCTCCAGTACCCCTTCCAGACTAACTTGGTATTTTTCGACGGGTTGGGGAGCGCCGGATTGTTGTTGACGGGGCGAGCGGTCGACGAGCGAAGGGCTAGATGAAGAACATAAACATACTTGGACGCCCCCACTCCTTCAGTTTCGATCACCAAGTCCCTGGGGTCAGGGGTAGTGGCTGATTTGTCCTTATTCGGGAAAGAATATTCGGCTTCTTCAGGCGGATCCGTTGGTGACGTTGGTTTCGAAAGACGCCATCGGCCCCATTGAGCGCGCTTCAACGCATCCATAGCAACAGCAGGTACCGGTTCATGGGCTGAGGCTGCCACGTCAGGGGCAGTCCGTGGATTCTGCTTACGGGATGTTGCCCGTGCTGCCGTCACGTTTACTTTGTTGATATGCGGAACGACGTCGACCGGTTCCACTGTTGAAAGGATATAGATGACGGTCCCGTCAGAGTAGAAGCGGAGATAACGGTAATACGTCACAATATGAATCGGACTGTTCCATGAGATATTCGAATATGCGGACGCTGCACCGGCGCGAGTGTAGTTTACCGTGCTGATGTATACTCCAGTGAAGCGGATGCGGGGGAAAGAATGGAAAACCTCACTCCACGAAGACAGTGGGCTCGGGAGTTGAACTGGAATATCGCTGGGGAACGGTGTATACCGAGCTTGAGGCATCAAAGTATGTTCAGGGTTGCCGTGGATATCGCACGCAAACGAGTAATGCATTGACTTGAAACCGAATCCAGCACCTTGACACAGTCGTTTCCAGATATGTTGTTCACGTGCGAAATGATACGCAAACCTTTTGCACACCAGTGCCATTCGGCAGAACGCTGCTGGGTCGGCCAGAGCGACATGACTCAGAATCTCGACTATGACCTCAGATGGAACATGCGCAATGGGGCATGGGGGACGGGGATCGCCTTCGAATATGGGGTCCGCCGGGGGAATCGGCGCACTCGCAAATAAGCTGATAAGTTCCGGTGTTGGGACGATTGTCGGCTGTTCAACTGGCGCCGCTTTGGTAGGCTCGCTGTGTGTACTTGGTTGTGGCGCTTTCTTCCACGCGCCAGCAAAATGCTTATTCCTGTACTCCTTGTCGACAGCGGCATCCAACTGAAAACAGTCAATATAAAGCTCCAGGATTGATGTTCGTGAGAGAAAGAATGTCTCCTACTCACTCGGTATGCTTTGCGGTAGAGCTGGAGACTATCTCCTAGATTTCCTTCCGCTTCCCTCTCGACCGCTCTTTCAAAATGTTCCAGAGCCGATGTAGGTTCGGCTCGGGACTCTCGTGAATGAAAGGCATCTTCGTCGCTATGTTTATTTAAAGACAGACGGTCAACCCCTTGTACTATCTCGTTCCGATCGTATGGCACCGgcccttcctcttcatcttctttgCGCGCAGACGCTTCATGCCGGGTGGGGGGAAAttgtcggtgttgaggaaTGACAGGTCTTGTAGGTGTCGGCTGCGATGGTTCGGCTGCATTGAGGTTTCCTC encodes:
- the DHR2 gene encoding putative ATP-dependent RNA helicase (Hrh1) (COG:A;~EggNog:ENOG410PIUS;~InterPro:IPR011709,IPR027417,IPR001650,IPR014001, IPR007502,IPR002464;~PFAM:PF04408,PF07717,PF00271;~go_function: GO:0004386 - helicase activity [Evidence IEA]); the encoded protein is MPERVRTVFADEDETPPAPVAKQEKPTETTEPRNSDRAEKRSAEKSSISKKNKKRKREELVDGQPRTEKKPIGSQTTDGVQNGKEEAAGAGAGVITKPPKDKERHRVQKPKKDYRVSKDEERGGKFASLKKKAQALYEIRKNLPIFAHGDEIRKHLRKNDVMLLIGETGSGKSTQIPQFLVNESWCRPTKTTIAQDDGTQREALVGGCIAITQPRRVAAISLARRVAEEMGTPLGSSSPASTVGYSVRFDTSASPSTKVKFLTEGMLLQEMLHDPWMTKYSAIVVDEVHERGVNVDLVMGFLRNLVSGEKKGRGGVPLKAVVMSATADMESLQGFFTEGFQGREMKDVEKESKDGIAVCHIKGRQYPVKTIYSPEPVHDFVDAALKVIFQIHYKEPIPGDILVFLTGQETVEALENLVNEYATGMDSSLPKIQVLPLFAALPQVAQQRVFAPAPPRTRKIILATNIAETSVTVSGVRFVVDCGKAKIKQFRTRLGLDSLLVKPISKSAAIQRKGRAGREAPGQCYRLYTEKDYLALDEVNTPEILRCDLSQAILNMKARGVDNVIEFPFLTRPPREALEKALLQLLSIEALEETGKISAIGSHIAKLPLTPTLGRVLLAASDFGPDCLIDVIDIISCLSVENIFLNTSSEEKKEAAETARRDLYRREGDHLTTLATVRSYASENTDRKAWAERHLVSHRAMQAVMDVRKQLTAQCRQAKLLPSSTESQGSNSSIREPSPVLILKSFLRGFSTNTARLVPDGSYRTVVGNQTVAIHPSSVLFGKKVEAILYNEFVFTNRSYARGVSAVQMDWVGEALAGEQ
- a CDS encoding putative F-box protein (Pof7) (BUSCO:EOG09261FAB;~COG:S;~EggNog:ENOG410PHB3;~InterPro:IPR001810,IPR036047;~PFAM:PF00646,PF12937;~go_function: GO:0005515 - protein binding [Evidence IEA]), yielding MEDNAELESFRRQWREEVLRRGNLNAAEPSQPTPTRPVIPQHRQFPPTRHEASARKEDEEEGPVPYDRNEIVQGVDRLSLNKHSDEDAFHSRESRAEPTSALEHFERAVEREAEGNLGDSLQLYRKAYRLDAAVDKEYRNKHFAGAWKKAPQPSTHSEPTKAAPVEQPTIVPTPELISLFASAPIPPADPIFEGDPRPPCPIAHVPSEVIVEILSHVALADPAAFCRMALVCKRFAYHFAREQHIWKRLCQGAGFGFKSMHYSFACDIHGNPEHTLMPQARYTPFPSDIPVQLPSPLSSWSEVFHSFPRIRFTGVYISTVNYTRAGAASAYSNISWNSPIHIVTYYRYLRFYSDGTVIYILSTVEPVDVVPHINKVNVTAARATSRKQNPRTAPDVAASAHEPVPAVAMDALKRAQWGRWRLSKPTSPTDPPEEAEYSFPNKDKSATTPDPRDLVIETEGVGASKYVYVLHLALRSSTARPVNNNPALPNPSKNTKLVWKGYWSYDKLTDDWAEFGLKNDRAFVFRRVRGWGMD